AATCACAGGCATGTTCTCGAGTGcttaaaaagtaattttgagtTTCGGAGCCTCCTTTACTTCTTTCATTCTGTGAACTCTTGTACATTACTGCTTTTCGTCCATTCTCCAGTGAATGGAGAACCTGTCACTTTGCAGCTTCACTTTGGAGGATACAATTTCCATGGCATAAGTTAATCATACGAGGAAGATTAGTATCATATCGCACTGAGCAATGACCGTCAACAGGAGATGATCCTCTTGGGGCCTTGTATTAGACATTTTAGGACAAATTCCGTTTAAGCTTCTTGTTCTTTTGATAATATCCCACTTCGTTTTTATATCACTTGTCAGTATTGCATTTTTCTCGACCTGGAAGAGTAACTTGAAAGAAAGGATGCAGCATTGCATTAAGCTACTTGTTCTTTTGGTAACATCCCACCCTACATCATTGTCACTAAATTCATCTGATGTTTTTTGTTCAATATTAGAAGAGTCACTTGAAAGAAAGGATGCAGCATTACATTTAAGCTACTTGTTCTTTTGGTAACATCCCACCCTACATCGTTGTCACTAAATTCATCTAATGTTTGTTGTTCAATATTAATAGGGCTGCATCTAGCTAGGAGGGACAGGCGGAGGCAAATATTCAGGAACATTTGTTTGAGAACCTTCACGGCTTGGTGTAGATTGTGGAGTTGTAGTCTTGTAAAAGTTCTATTCTTAAGTCTACTGATGGATGGAAAAGACGAGAAGCCAGTGGAGCAAGACAAGCTGGCGGAGGCACTTGGTAATCTCTTCATTAATGTCTCTGCCATGGTCAAAGCTGAGCTGCAGGTCTCCTCTCTCAATCCTTAGGTTCCTTTAGGTTTGTTTTGGTTTCAGATTGTACGTAACACCTTGATGTCCAAAGCACAGTAGTTGTGCGACTTCCTATGGATATCCTTATTGTACAGTGTTATTCGGtatattcaaaaaattgcCTCAGAAAATTTGACGAGAATATTGGGTATATGCTTTCAGGGCACAAACAATCAGCTAGAACTATTGGAGAAGATGAACCTGAAAGTTGCCGAAGAGTACAAAGAATTTGGAGATGTCGCTTCAGGATTAAGAGTATTTGTAGAGCAGTTGAAATCAAAATCAGGTAGCTTTGATGAGTATGTACAGCAGATTGATGCAATCGAGCAGCAAATAGCAGAATTTGAGGCTGTGATTTCCATGCTCGATAAGTACGTTTCCTTGCTCGAAACAAAAGTGCGATCTGTGTACAAAAACCCACCTGCATAAATGATGCCGCTCTTGTACTTTCAATAATGTCTTTTTAAGTTGTCAAGTAATACCAAGTTGATGACAATTCTGCTTATTCCTTCGGTCTCCTCTCTAGTGCTGGAGAACATGTCTCCAGCCACTCATACTTTGCACACTTCtgatgaagaaagaaaaagttggATCTCCGGATTTGCATACTGTTTGCTCGGCGTGTAACAGAACGTATATATGTCCTTGTTAGATCCGCCGACGTGCAATTTGATCGGAACGTATATGCCATTCATGGGCCATCTCTCTTCACAACCGGAAATCTCCAGCTAGAAGAGGGAACAATTGTGCATCAACCAGCCTCTTTGATATAGATATTGATTTCCTACCCCCCCACCTCTTTCCCTACTATAATAGGAGtacagttttttctttttccccaaATATTCCTCGTCAGCCCAGCCCAGTTCTGTGGACCGTGCGatacgtaaaaaaaaaaaagcccatGTGATCAGCATATTGCCCAGCTTCTATTATTGGGCCGAATTGGCTTGGCCGATTGATAAAGCCGCCGTCGTACGGCCTTTCGTTTTGTCGGCCTTTCCCCGCCACCGGCAGACACCGTCCGACATTTCAGAACTTCCGTTTACATCTCCCTACTTCTGAATTCGCGCTTCTCCCTCTCCGGTACTATGACGACGGCGATGGATCCTCCGCCTCCTGGACAGCCGGAAAACGAGACAGTTGCGTCCGTCGGAGCTGAAGCTCAGGAGGCCACGGTAGAAGCAGCATCCGCGGACACTTCTGCAACGCCATCTTCTATGCCTTCTCCTCCTACCAGAGCCCCTGACTCCTCAGGTCCCGAAAGTACTGAAGAGGCTGTCCTGAAGCGTAGCACGAAGCCGAGCTCTCAGGGCGTTCCGGTGCCCTACACGATTCCTCCGTGGAGTGAGCGTCCCTGCCACCAATTCTATCTCGAAGTGCTCAAGGATGGTTACATTCTTGATCAGCTCAACGTGTATGCATCTTTGAAATCCTAGCGCTGCCATGTGTATTCAACTCACTACCTGAGTTTCACTTGAATTTGAATCATATCCTCTCCTTTTCCCCTTGTTTTTGCTTTCATTCAGACACGAGAAAGGGGCTTACATGTTCGGGCGGGTTGATCTCTGTGATTTTGTGCTCGAGCATCCAACTATTTCCCGTTTCCATGCCGGTAATATTCAGTTCTCGAGCTGTTTCTTGCTTTATGAAATAATTATCGGGTCTTTTGTCAGAAGTTCGAATTTTGGTGAGGCGATTAGCTGAAAACCTTATAAGCCGGAAGTGTTGGTATTGATAGTATGTTAGTTGTGATATGAAATTTCCCATGAGCTTCGTGAATTGGGATTGGATTGATACCTTTGCCTCTAACAATTTTGCCCTCCCTCATTGTAGTCCTTCAATTCAACGTGGATGGGGAAGCTTACCTGTATGATCTTGGCAGTACTCACGGTACCTTTGTGAACAAGAATCAGGTACCATaatgaaagtaaaaaatttatttatttttgaagaTTTATTGTGCAGCATGTTTTTCGTTGTCTTCTCTCATGGAGGTGTTCTGCTATTGGGAGCACATAACATGATCCCAGTATTGAGATATACCAATTTATTGCTTCTGTTGGTTAATTACAATTTCCATGTTCATCCAGGTGAAGAAGAAGGTCTACGTGGACTTGCATGTTGGAGATGTTATTCGATTCGGACAGTAAGTAAAGTGGCATCTGATCTCCTGTTTATGGCCCTCCAGCTAGGCTTATTAACTCGTGCTGGCCTTTTTTGTCCCATTATTCTCACCTTGCCTAagtatatattgaaatatagtAGCATTTTCCCTATTATGAGCTGCATATCTAGGTTGTGTTTAGTTAATCTAATGAGTAACGAAGTCTATTTGCGGATGCCACTTTGAAAGCTTGTGAACAACTGGCCATTTAGCTTGTGCATCTAGTCAAAGTGAATGGTTGATTTTTATGTGACCCATGCTCTTGGTTGGGTATTAAAGATCTGAGGGTCATTGCTTTTAGTTGTATGCCTATAAGATGTGAGGTTTTCTTGTAATCTGTGGAGTCGCTGGATAGACGTTCCTTTGAGTTAGATTCTCCTTCTACTAATTTTATATTCACAAAGGTCTGCAATTAATTGCTGCAGATCTTCTCGATTATACATTTTTCAAGGACCAGCAGACTTGATGCCACCGGTAAGACACGAATATTATCTTCACTGCTGTTATTCGATTGCTATATGATttgatattcttttattaaaattaattttgtaatcTTTTGTCTTTTAAAAATGAAACGAAAACATTTGTTTGCGAATGATGAAGAGATGTCTTTTCCTCATCTCGTATTTATGAATTCAGAGAAACAGCTCTAACAGATCAGAGGAGCTATTCCCTTTAATTGCAACTGTATTCATCCAGTTTATTGTGCATTTTGAAATATTACCCTGAGTATTTAATTTGCATTTTCTGTCTTACTTAAGTTCTTCTAGATTCTAGATAAATGACTAATTCTAAAATCCACTGATTTGTCGGTGCACCTTATTCTTTTTATAAGTGTATGTTACTAATTAAACGCATACTTATATTTTCAGGAGAGTGACCTGAAAGTTATTAAAGAAGCAAAACTACAAGAAAAGCTGCGTGATAGGGAAGCTTCTTTACAGCGTGCAAGAGATGAGGCATACCTTGCAGATGGTATCTCATGGGGCATGGGAGAAGATGCTGTTGAAGAGGATGAGGTTTGTGGTACCTTACTTTGTTTCAAGGATTCAAATAGGACAGATGTGCTCTTCCACTTCTTGTTTACCATTTCACCCAGCAGATTATCGAAGAAGAGTGACTAAAACATGGCACCATGAACTTGGATTCTATGAGTCATTTTATTTCCCAAACAGGAGCAGTCTCACCTTCAGTCGAGAATTTAATTATTGATTCTATTTGAGGACATACAGGAAAATGCATGATACTGAGGTGAACTCATTTGTCACTGAATTGTAGGATGAGATGGATGAGGTGACTTGGCAAACTTTCAAGGGTCAGCTTACTGAAAAGCAGGAAAAAACTCGCGAAAAAGTAGTAAAAAGAATGCAAAAGGTCAGTCCTTTTGTCCTGTTGATAAAAGGAATTCATGAATTTTGAAGTTTGTTATCTGATTATTTCTAATGGTTTAATCGTTGTTGCTGGTAGATAGCTCACATGAAGAAAGAGATAGATGCAATTCGTGCAAAGGATATAGCTCAAGGTGGATTAACTCAGGGGCAACAAACACAAATTGCTCGCAATGAGCAAAGAATTTCACAGGTAAATCTTGGAAGTTTATGAACTTATTTCCTTGATTTgattattagtttttttggCCAACTGTATAACGTGGTGAAGTGCAGAAtcgtaaaataaatattctttttcttggtaGATCATGGAAGAACTTGAGAACTTGGAAGAGACACTAAATGAGAGTATACGAGAGAGTATAGGTGCACGTTCCGGAAAAATTTCTCATGGTAAAAACAAGGGAGCAACCGAAGATGACGATGACCTTTTGAGGTATCGTACTGTTTGCCTCTTTCTTCTTTAATTTGAAGTTTTTATGATTCAACCATGTATTGGAAGAATAATGTGATGGAATTTGGATGGTCTTCTGTCTTAAGATTTAATCTGTGTCTTGTGCATCCTGATCACTAGCAGGGTCATTTTTATTGTATGTACGCTTTCTCATAGTTTCACAATTGTACttcttttatgaattttcaatttccagtgatgatgatgaattcTATGACCGcacgaagaagaagacatcCACTGCAAAACCTGGGGAATCACAATCAATAGAAACTGCAGATACGCTCCTTGACAAGAGGGATGCAATAACAAGAGAAatggaagagaaaaaagaactGCTCGCAAATGAGAAGAAGCAAACGGAATCAATAACTGTCTTAGAAACTGGAGCTGGAGATTCACTTGATGCTTACATGTCCGGCCTTTCATCCCAGCTTGGTTAGGAATTCTTACTTTGAAGATTACAAGTGTTTTgtcttaattttctttttaatgccTTGTAGCTGATCAATGCTTGTCTACCAGTGCTTGATAAAACCTCACAGATTGAGAAGGAAATATCATCTCTCCAAAGTCAGTTGGACCGGGTATTATACCTCTTGAAGATTGCTGATCCAAAAGGAGAAGCTTCAAAGAAAAGAGATTTGAAGGGACAAGAACCGAAAATTGATAAATCAGAACCTGCTAATGTTGTCGAGAAGAGTGAAGCTAAGAAAGGTGTCAAGCCTAGAGAAATCACGAATGTCTCTACGGAAGAGGGAATTGGTGATTCAGCGGCAACATCAAGCGAGGCATCAGGAGGTGAAAAGATCAGTGATGATGGTTCCGAGGAAAAACCTGCCGTTTATACTACGGTGAAGCCACAGTGGCTCGGCGCCGTAGAGGATAAGCAAATTGATGGAAGAAAACAAGAAGCAGAATGTTCGACCCTGCCTGAGGCTGATCAGTTTGTTGACTACAAAGACCGGAAGAAAATTCTGAGTACTGGAGATGATTTAAAGGGAAATTCGAACTCAGGGTCTGAAGGTCCCGTAGCTGGCCTCATAATAAGGAAGCGAAAACAGACTGAGAAGCCTGAAATGACGGTAGATAAGACTCCTGAAGATTCAACATCTTCCCAAGGAGCAGAACTCGCGGTAGAGGATGCTGTGGCTCTGCTACTGAAACACCAGAAAGGCTACCATGGGTTAGATGGCGAAGGAAATGATGATTTCTCTGGCACTAAAGAGCAGGCGGAGAATAAGAAGAAACCCAAAAGAGTTCTAGGACCTGAGAAGCCATCTTTCCTTGACACTAACTCGGAATATGAATCATGGGTTCCACCTGAAGGTAAATTACAACCTCAGTTGTTCATTATGTTGTAATATTTTAGAGTATTATTTTTGTACAAGAGAGAATTGTATAATCCATATGTTATTGACTCATTCTCTGCAGGACAATCAGGCGATGGACGGACATCACTGAATGATCAGTATGGCTATTGAAGTCTGCAGCTTTTGGGTTGTCTGGTCATCAAAAATTGAAACTGGTCAAATCAGCGGGCCCAATTTTACAGCTTTGTGTTAGGTAGCGTGTATGTATGGAGGATAGGCTATGGTTTGTACATCAAAATCTTGGAGAGAGGCCTATATTGACTGAGAAATATTTTTCTCAGAATCGTGCAGTGGTGTCTCCAAATAATTTGAAGCTGCTATTAGCATAGCAGCCACTGAGCCGAGCCGATTACCAGAAGATCATAAAAGGATTTGCCAAGTAATGAGCGGAGATATTGCGGCTGCCTTGGCAGGGATATGTTGAATGAGGAGACTGCTTTCTGATGTCAGAAAATTGAATAGTTGACACTTGCATGATCGTGAGGGGCTGACTGAAGTTGGATTTTGGATTGCCTGTTGTGGTTAAAGAGAGGTTGGCAATTGTCGTTGCATGTATGTTTACCAGTTTCTCCAGGTTTTTCTCTTAGCATCCTTCGTATCAGTCAACTTCCAGGAATTCGAATGAGTAATGCAGACGGTTCTCAGCTCAGAAATTTTTTCGTGTTTTAGTCTCAAACGGATGGGTCCCTGCCATTTGACAATGTAACACAACTGTGTAACTGCATGAGATGTTTTGAACTTCCTTGCCAACTAATGAAATATGCACGAGAAACCCGCGTCCTCGTATCATAAGCTCCAAGTTTCTACCTTTTCAGTTCTACTCTGTACACAGATTACACATTATAAGAGGTATATAAACACATATCATGAAGCAAGCTGCCACTTATGCTTCATCGCGCAAAACCCAATTTTCAGTGTTTCACGTCTCCAAAAAGATGGAATTCTAGCCTCCATGTCCTCCTAGCTGGGCATGACTTGGATCACCAGTCTCTACAGT
The sequence above is drawn from the Punica granatum isolate Tunisia-2019 chromosome 5, ASM765513v2, whole genome shotgun sequence genome and encodes:
- the LOC116208496 gene encoding biogenesis of lysosome-related organelles complex 1 subunit 2, whose protein sequence is MDGKDEKPVEQDKLAEALGNLFINVSAMVKAELQGTNNQLELLEKMNLKVAEEYKEFGDVASGLRVFVEQLKSKSGSFDEYVQQIDAIEQQIAEFEAVISMLDKYVSLLETKVRSVYKNPPA
- the LOC116208494 gene encoding kanadaptin; the encoded protein is MTTAMDPPPPGQPENETVASVGAEAQEATVEAASADTSATPSSMPSPPTRAPDSSGPESTEEAVLKRSTKPSSQGVPVPYTIPPWSERPCHQFYLEVLKDGYILDQLNVHEKGAYMFGRVDLCDFVLEHPTISRFHAVLQFNVDGEAYLYDLGSTHGTFVNKNQVKKKVYVDLHVGDVIRFGQSSRLYIFQGPADLMPPESDLKVIKEAKLQEKLRDREASLQRARDEAYLADGISWGMGEDAVEEDEDEMDEVTWQTFKGQLTEKQEKTREKVVKRMQKIAHMKKEIDAIRAKDIAQGGLTQGQQTQIARNEQRISQIMEELENLEETLNESIRESIGARSGKISHGKNKGATEDDDDLLSDDDEFYDRTKKKTSTAKPGESQSIETADTLLDKRDAITREMEEKKELLANEKKQTESITVLETGAGDSLDAYMSGLSSQLVLDKTSQIEKEISSLQSQLDRVLYLLKIADPKGEASKKRDLKGQEPKIDKSEPANVVEKSEAKKGVKPREITNVSTEEGIGDSAATSSEASGGEKISDDGSEEKPAVYTTVKPQWLGAVEDKQIDGRKQEAECSTLPEADQFVDYKDRKKILSTGDDLKGNSNSGSEGPVAGLIIRKRKQTEKPEMTVDKTPEDSTSSQGAELAVEDAVALLLKHQKGYHGLDGEGNDDFSGTKEQAENKKKPKRVLGPEKPSFLDTNSEYESWVPPEGQSGDGRTSLNDQYGY